A DNA window from Gorilla gorilla gorilla isolate KB3781 chromosome 6, NHGRI_mGorGor1-v2.1_pri, whole genome shotgun sequence contains the following coding sequences:
- the GPNMB gene encoding transmembrane glycoprotein NMB isoform X4, with amino-acid sequence MECLYYFLGFLLLAARLPLDAAKRFHDVLGNERPSAYMREHNQLNGWSSDENDWNEKLYPVWKRGDMRWKNSWKGGRVQAVLTSDSPALVGSNITFAVNLIFPRCQKEDANGNIVYEKNCRNEAGLSADPYVYNWTAWSEDSDGENGTGQSHHNVFPDGKPFPHHPGWRRWNFIYVFHTLGQYFQKLGRCSVRVSVNTANVTLGPQLMEVTVYRRHGRAYVPIAQVKDVYVVTDQIPVFVTMSQKNDRNSSDETFLKDLPIMFDVLIHDPSHFLNYSTINYKWSFGDNTGLFVSTNHTVNHTYVLNGTFSLNLTVKAAAPGPCPPPPPPPRPSKPTPSLGPAGDNPLELSRIPDENCQINRYGHFQATITIVEGILEVNIIQMTDVLMPVPWPDSSLIDFVVTCQGSIPTEVCTVISDPTCEITQNTVCSPVDVDEMCLLTVRRTFNGTGTYCVNLTLGDDTSLALTSTLISVPDRDPASPLRMANSALISVGCLAIFVTVISLLVYKLFSENTRNTTQ; translated from the exons GATTTCATGATGTGCTGGGCAATGAAAGACCTTCTGCTTACATGAGGGAGCACAATCAATTAAATGGCTGGTCTTCTGATGAAAATGACTGGAATGAAAAACTCTACCCAGTGTGGAAGCGGGGAGACATGAGGTGGAAAAACTCCTGGAAGG GAGGCCGTGTGCAGGCGGTCCTGACCAGTGACTCACCAGCCCTCGTGGGCTCAAATATAACATTTGCGGTGAACCTGATATTCCCTAGATGCCAAAAGGAAGATGCCAATGGCAACATAGTCTATGAGAAGAACTGCAGAAATG AGGCTGGTTTATCTGCTGATCCGTATGTTTACAACTGGACAGCATGGTCAGAGGACAGTGACGGGGAAAATGGCACCGGCCAAAGCCATCATAACGTCTTCCCTGATGGGAAACCTTTTCCTCACCACCCCGGATGGAGAAGATGGAATTTCATCTACGTCTTCCACACACTTG GTCAGTATTTCCAGAAATTGGGACGATGTTCAGTGAGAGTTTCTGTGAACACAGCCAATGTGACACTTGGGCCTCAACTCATGGAAGTGACTGTCTACAGAAGACATGGACGGGCATATGTTCCCATCGCACAAGTGAAAGATGTGTACGTGGTAACAG ATCAGATTCCTGTGTTTGTGACTATGTCCCAGAAGAACGATCGAAATTCATCCGATGAAACCTTCCTCAAAGATCTCCCCATTATGTTTGATGTCCTGATTCATGATCCTAGCCACTTCCTCAATTATTCTACCATTAACTACAAGTGGAGCTTCGGGGATAATACTGGCCTGTTTGTTTCCACCAATCATACTGTGAATCACACGTATGTGCTCAATGGAACCTTCAGCCTTAACCTCACTGTGAAAGCTGCAGCACCAGGACCTTGTccgccaccgccaccaccacccaGACCTTCAAAACCCACCCCTTCTTTAG GACCTGCTGGTGACAACCCCCTGGAGCTGAGTAGGATTCCTGATGAAAACTGCCAGATTAACAGATATGGCCACTTTCAAGCCACCATCACAATTGTAG AGGGAATCTTGGAGGTTAACATCATCCAGATGACAGACGTCCTGATGCCGGTGCCATGGCCTGACAGCTCCCTAATAGACTTTGTCGTGACCTGCCAAGGGAG CATTCCCACGGAGGTCTGTACCGTCATTTCTGACCCCACCTGCGAGATCACCCAGAACACAGTCTGCAGCCCTGTGGATGTGGATGAGATGTGTCTGCTGACTGTGAGACGAACCTTCAATGGGACTGGGACGTACTGTGTGAACCTCACCCTGGGGGATGACACAAGCCTGGCTCTCACGAGCACCCTGATTTCTGTTCCTGACAGAG ACCCAGCCTCGCCTTTAAGGATGGCAAATAGTGCCCTGATCTCCGTTGGCTGCTTGGCCATATTTGTCACTGTGATCTCCCTCTTGGTGTACAA ATTGTTTTCAGAAAACACAAGGAATACAACCCAATAG
- the GPNMB gene encoding transmembrane glycoprotein NMB isoform X1, which produces MECLYYFLGFLLLAARLPLDAAKRFHDVLGNERPSAYMREHNQLNGWSSDENDWNEKLYPVWKRGDMRWKNSWKGGRVQAVLTSDSPALVGSNITFAVNLIFPRCQKEDANGNIVYEKNCRNEAGLSADPYVYNWTAWSEDSDGENGTGQSHHNVFPDGKPFPHHPGWRRWNFIYVFHTLGQYFQKLGRCSVRVSVNTANVTLGPQLMEVTVYRRHGRAYVPIAQVKDVYVVTDQIPVFVTMSQKNDRNSSDETFLKDLPIMFDVLIHDPSHFLNYSTINYKWSFGDNTGLFVSTNHTVNHTYVLNGTFSLNLTVKAAAPGPCPPPPPPPRPSKPTPSLATTLKFYDSNTPGPAGDNPLELSRIPDENCQINRYGHFQATITIVEGILEVNIIQMTDVLMPVPWPDSSLIDFVVTCQGSIPTEVCTVISDPTCEITQNTVCSPVDVDEMCLLTVRRTFNGTGTYCVNLTLGDDTSLALTSTLISVPDRDPASPLRMANSALISVGCLAIFVTVISLLVYKKHKEYNPIENSPGNVVRSKGLSVFLNRAKAVFFPGNQEKDPLLKNQEFKGVS; this is translated from the exons GATTTCATGATGTGCTGGGCAATGAAAGACCTTCTGCTTACATGAGGGAGCACAATCAATTAAATGGCTGGTCTTCTGATGAAAATGACTGGAATGAAAAACTCTACCCAGTGTGGAAGCGGGGAGACATGAGGTGGAAAAACTCCTGGAAGG GAGGCCGTGTGCAGGCGGTCCTGACCAGTGACTCACCAGCCCTCGTGGGCTCAAATATAACATTTGCGGTGAACCTGATATTCCCTAGATGCCAAAAGGAAGATGCCAATGGCAACATAGTCTATGAGAAGAACTGCAGAAATG AGGCTGGTTTATCTGCTGATCCGTATGTTTACAACTGGACAGCATGGTCAGAGGACAGTGACGGGGAAAATGGCACCGGCCAAAGCCATCATAACGTCTTCCCTGATGGGAAACCTTTTCCTCACCACCCCGGATGGAGAAGATGGAATTTCATCTACGTCTTCCACACACTTG GTCAGTATTTCCAGAAATTGGGACGATGTTCAGTGAGAGTTTCTGTGAACACAGCCAATGTGACACTTGGGCCTCAACTCATGGAAGTGACTGTCTACAGAAGACATGGACGGGCATATGTTCCCATCGCACAAGTGAAAGATGTGTACGTGGTAACAG ATCAGATTCCTGTGTTTGTGACTATGTCCCAGAAGAACGATCGAAATTCATCCGATGAAACCTTCCTCAAAGATCTCCCCATTATGTTTGATGTCCTGATTCATGATCCTAGCCACTTCCTCAATTATTCTACCATTAACTACAAGTGGAGCTTCGGGGATAATACTGGCCTGTTTGTTTCCACCAATCATACTGTGAATCACACGTATGTGCTCAATGGAACCTTCAGCCTTAACCTCACTGTGAAAGCTGCAGCACCAGGACCTTGTccgccaccgccaccaccacccaGACCTTCAAAACCCACCCCTTCTTTAG CAACTACTCTAAAATTTTATGATTCAAACACCCCAGGACCTGCTGGTGACAACCCCCTGGAGCTGAGTAGGATTCCTGATGAAAACTGCCAGATTAACAGATATGGCCACTTTCAAGCCACCATCACAATTGTAG AGGGAATCTTGGAGGTTAACATCATCCAGATGACAGACGTCCTGATGCCGGTGCCATGGCCTGACAGCTCCCTAATAGACTTTGTCGTGACCTGCCAAGGGAG CATTCCCACGGAGGTCTGTACCGTCATTTCTGACCCCACCTGCGAGATCACCCAGAACACAGTCTGCAGCCCTGTGGATGTGGATGAGATGTGTCTGCTGACTGTGAGACGAACCTTCAATGGGACTGGGACGTACTGTGTGAACCTCACCCTGGGGGATGACACAAGCCTGGCTCTCACGAGCACCCTGATTTCTGTTCCTGACAGAG ACCCAGCCTCGCCTTTAAGGATGGCAAATAGTGCCCTGATCTCCGTTGGCTGCTTGGCCATATTTGTCACTGTGATCTCCCTCTTGGTGTACAA AAAACACAAGGAATACAACCCAATAGAAAATAGTCCTGGGAATGTGGTCAGAAGCAAAGGCCTGAGTGTCTTTCTCAACCGTGCAAAAGCCGTGTTCTTCCCGGGAAACCAGGAAAAGGATCCGCTACTCAAAAACCAAGAATTTAAAGGAGTTTCTTAA
- the GPNMB gene encoding transmembrane glycoprotein NMB isoform X2, translated as MECLYYFLGFLLLAARLPLDAAKRFHDVLGNERPSAYMREHNQLNGWSSDENDWNEKLYPVWKRGDMRWKNSWKGGRVQAVLTSDSPALVGSNITFAVNLIFPRCQKEDANGNIVYEKNCRNEAGLSADPYVYNWTAWSEDSDGENGTGQSHHNVFPDGKPFPHHPGWRRWNFIYVFHTLGQYFQKLGRCSVRVSVNTANVTLGPQLMEVTVYRRHGRAYVPIAQVKDVYVVTDQIPVFVTMSQKNDRNSSDETFLKDLPIMFDVLIHDPSHFLNYSTINYKWSFGDNTGLFVSTNHTVNHTYVLNGTFSLNLTVKAAAPGPCPPPPPPPRPSKPTPSLGPAGDNPLELSRIPDENCQINRYGHFQATITIVEGILEVNIIQMTDVLMPVPWPDSSLIDFVVTCQGSIPTEVCTVISDPTCEITQNTVCSPVDVDEMCLLTVRRTFNGTGTYCVNLTLGDDTSLALTSTLISVPDRDPASPLRMANSALISVGCLAIFVTVISLLVYKKHKEYNPIENSPGNVVRSKGLSVFLNRAKAVFFPGNQEKDPLLKNQEFKGVS; from the exons GATTTCATGATGTGCTGGGCAATGAAAGACCTTCTGCTTACATGAGGGAGCACAATCAATTAAATGGCTGGTCTTCTGATGAAAATGACTGGAATGAAAAACTCTACCCAGTGTGGAAGCGGGGAGACATGAGGTGGAAAAACTCCTGGAAGG GAGGCCGTGTGCAGGCGGTCCTGACCAGTGACTCACCAGCCCTCGTGGGCTCAAATATAACATTTGCGGTGAACCTGATATTCCCTAGATGCCAAAAGGAAGATGCCAATGGCAACATAGTCTATGAGAAGAACTGCAGAAATG AGGCTGGTTTATCTGCTGATCCGTATGTTTACAACTGGACAGCATGGTCAGAGGACAGTGACGGGGAAAATGGCACCGGCCAAAGCCATCATAACGTCTTCCCTGATGGGAAACCTTTTCCTCACCACCCCGGATGGAGAAGATGGAATTTCATCTACGTCTTCCACACACTTG GTCAGTATTTCCAGAAATTGGGACGATGTTCAGTGAGAGTTTCTGTGAACACAGCCAATGTGACACTTGGGCCTCAACTCATGGAAGTGACTGTCTACAGAAGACATGGACGGGCATATGTTCCCATCGCACAAGTGAAAGATGTGTACGTGGTAACAG ATCAGATTCCTGTGTTTGTGACTATGTCCCAGAAGAACGATCGAAATTCATCCGATGAAACCTTCCTCAAAGATCTCCCCATTATGTTTGATGTCCTGATTCATGATCCTAGCCACTTCCTCAATTATTCTACCATTAACTACAAGTGGAGCTTCGGGGATAATACTGGCCTGTTTGTTTCCACCAATCATACTGTGAATCACACGTATGTGCTCAATGGAACCTTCAGCCTTAACCTCACTGTGAAAGCTGCAGCACCAGGACCTTGTccgccaccgccaccaccacccaGACCTTCAAAACCCACCCCTTCTTTAG GACCTGCTGGTGACAACCCCCTGGAGCTGAGTAGGATTCCTGATGAAAACTGCCAGATTAACAGATATGGCCACTTTCAAGCCACCATCACAATTGTAG AGGGAATCTTGGAGGTTAACATCATCCAGATGACAGACGTCCTGATGCCGGTGCCATGGCCTGACAGCTCCCTAATAGACTTTGTCGTGACCTGCCAAGGGAG CATTCCCACGGAGGTCTGTACCGTCATTTCTGACCCCACCTGCGAGATCACCCAGAACACAGTCTGCAGCCCTGTGGATGTGGATGAGATGTGTCTGCTGACTGTGAGACGAACCTTCAATGGGACTGGGACGTACTGTGTGAACCTCACCCTGGGGGATGACACAAGCCTGGCTCTCACGAGCACCCTGATTTCTGTTCCTGACAGAG ACCCAGCCTCGCCTTTAAGGATGGCAAATAGTGCCCTGATCTCCGTTGGCTGCTTGGCCATATTTGTCACTGTGATCTCCCTCTTGGTGTACAA AAAACACAAGGAATACAACCCAATAGAAAATAGTCCTGGGAATGTGGTCAGAAGCAAAGGCCTGAGTGTCTTTCTCAACCGTGCAAAAGCCGTGTTCTTCCCGGGAAACCAGGAAAAGGATCCGCTACTCAAAAACCAAGAATTTAAAGGAGTTTCTTAA
- the GPNMB gene encoding transmembrane glycoprotein NMB isoform X3: MECLYYFLGFLLLAARLPLDAAKRFHDVLGNERPSAYMREHNQLNGWSSDENDWNEKLYPVWKRGDMRWKNSWKGGRVQAVLTSDSPALVGSNITFAVNLIFPRCQKEDANGNIVYEKNCRNEAGLSADPYVYNWTAWSEDSDGENGTGQSHHNVFPDGKPFPHHPGWRRWNFIYVFHTLGQYFQKLGRCSVRVSVNTANVTLGPQLMEVTVYRRHGRAYVPIAQVKDVYVVTDQIPVFVTMSQKNDRNSSDETFLKDLPIMFDVLIHDPSHFLNYSTINYKWSFGDNTGLFVSTNHTVNHTYVLNGTFSLNLTVKAAAPGPCPPPPPPPRPSKPTPSLATTLKFYDSNTPGPAGDNPLELSRIPDENCQINRYGHFQATITIVEGILEVNIIQMTDVLMPVPWPDSSLIDFVVTCQGSIPTEVCTVISDPTCEITQNTVCSPVDVDEMCLLTVRRTFNGTGTYCVNLTLGDDTSLALTSTLISVPDRDPASPLRMANSALISVGCLAIFVTVISLLVYKLFSENTRNTTQ; this comes from the exons GATTTCATGATGTGCTGGGCAATGAAAGACCTTCTGCTTACATGAGGGAGCACAATCAATTAAATGGCTGGTCTTCTGATGAAAATGACTGGAATGAAAAACTCTACCCAGTGTGGAAGCGGGGAGACATGAGGTGGAAAAACTCCTGGAAGG GAGGCCGTGTGCAGGCGGTCCTGACCAGTGACTCACCAGCCCTCGTGGGCTCAAATATAACATTTGCGGTGAACCTGATATTCCCTAGATGCCAAAAGGAAGATGCCAATGGCAACATAGTCTATGAGAAGAACTGCAGAAATG AGGCTGGTTTATCTGCTGATCCGTATGTTTACAACTGGACAGCATGGTCAGAGGACAGTGACGGGGAAAATGGCACCGGCCAAAGCCATCATAACGTCTTCCCTGATGGGAAACCTTTTCCTCACCACCCCGGATGGAGAAGATGGAATTTCATCTACGTCTTCCACACACTTG GTCAGTATTTCCAGAAATTGGGACGATGTTCAGTGAGAGTTTCTGTGAACACAGCCAATGTGACACTTGGGCCTCAACTCATGGAAGTGACTGTCTACAGAAGACATGGACGGGCATATGTTCCCATCGCACAAGTGAAAGATGTGTACGTGGTAACAG ATCAGATTCCTGTGTTTGTGACTATGTCCCAGAAGAACGATCGAAATTCATCCGATGAAACCTTCCTCAAAGATCTCCCCATTATGTTTGATGTCCTGATTCATGATCCTAGCCACTTCCTCAATTATTCTACCATTAACTACAAGTGGAGCTTCGGGGATAATACTGGCCTGTTTGTTTCCACCAATCATACTGTGAATCACACGTATGTGCTCAATGGAACCTTCAGCCTTAACCTCACTGTGAAAGCTGCAGCACCAGGACCTTGTccgccaccgccaccaccacccaGACCTTCAAAACCCACCCCTTCTTTAG CAACTACTCTAAAATTTTATGATTCAAACACCCCAGGACCTGCTGGTGACAACCCCCTGGAGCTGAGTAGGATTCCTGATGAAAACTGCCAGATTAACAGATATGGCCACTTTCAAGCCACCATCACAATTGTAG AGGGAATCTTGGAGGTTAACATCATCCAGATGACAGACGTCCTGATGCCGGTGCCATGGCCTGACAGCTCCCTAATAGACTTTGTCGTGACCTGCCAAGGGAG CATTCCCACGGAGGTCTGTACCGTCATTTCTGACCCCACCTGCGAGATCACCCAGAACACAGTCTGCAGCCCTGTGGATGTGGATGAGATGTGTCTGCTGACTGTGAGACGAACCTTCAATGGGACTGGGACGTACTGTGTGAACCTCACCCTGGGGGATGACACAAGCCTGGCTCTCACGAGCACCCTGATTTCTGTTCCTGACAGAG ACCCAGCCTCGCCTTTAAGGATGGCAAATAGTGCCCTGATCTCCGTTGGCTGCTTGGCCATATTTGTCACTGTGATCTCCCTCTTGGTGTACAA ATTGTTTTCAGAAAACACAAGGAATACAACCCAATAG